One Mobula birostris isolate sMobBir1 chromosome 4, sMobBir1.hap1, whole genome shotgun sequence DNA window includes the following coding sequences:
- the LOC140196929 gene encoding uncharacterized protein → MPFTCSDCGKGFTQSNQLLQHQLVHTGEKPFTCSDCGKGFTQSSNLQRHQRLHTGEKPFTCSECGKGFTQSSQLKNHQRVHTGEKPFTCSECGKRFTQSSNLQSHQQVHTGEKPFTCSECGKGFTQSSRLKEHQRVHTGEKPFTCAECGKGFARSSELKLHQRVHTGERPVTCPDCGKGFTHSSNLLSHQRVHTGEKPFTCSECGKRFTQSAQLKDHQRVHTGERPFTCSECGKRFTRLSTLHRHQRVHTGERPFTCSDCGKEFIQSNHLLQHQRIHTGEKPFTCFECGKVFAWSSELKIHQRVHTGERPFTCSDCGKGFTQSSSLQSHQRIHTGEKPFTCSDCGKRFTRSSNLQSHQRVHTGEKPFTCSDCGKGFTRSSTLQSHQRIHTGEKPFTCSECGKGFTWQSQLKEHQPVHTGERPFTCSECGKGFARSSDLKLHQRVHTRERPFTCSDCGKGFTDSSNLHRHQRVHTGEKPFICSECAKGFTQSSKLVRHYRIHTREKLFSCSDCWKEFTQSSDIKIHQRIHTGGCHSPVLNVGKDSLRHPK, encoded by the coding sequence atgccgttcacctgctcagactgtgggaagggattcactcagtcaaatCAACTGCTACAACatcagttagttcacactggagagaagccattcacctgctcagactgtgggaagggattcactcagtcgtccaacctacagagacaccagcgacttcacactggggagaagccattcacatgctctgaatgtgggaaaggattcacccaGTCATCGCAACTGAAGAaccatcagcgagttcacactggggagaagccgttcacttgctctgaatgtgggaagagattcactcagtcgtccaacctacagagtcaccagcaagttcacactggggagaagcctttcacatgctcagaatgtgggaaaggattcacccaGTCATCTCGACTGAAggagcatcagcgagttcacactggggagaagccgttcacctgcgctgaatgtgggaagggatttgctcggtcatctgaactgaagttacatcagcgagtgcacacaggggagaggcctgtcacctgcccagactgtggaaagggattcactcactcgtCCAACCTactgagtcaccagcgagttcacactggggagaagccgttcacttgctctgaatgtgggaagagattcactcagtcagctCAACTGAAGGAtcatcagcgagtccacactggggagaggccgttcacctgctcagaatgtgggaagagattcactcgctTGTCCACATTACAtaggcaccagcgagttcacaccggggagaggccattcacctgctcagactgtgggaaagaatTCATTCAGTCAAATCACCTGCTACAACATCAGCGaatccacactggggagaagccattcacttgCTTTGAATGTGGGAAGGTATTTGCttggtcatctgaactgaagatacatcagcgagttcacactggggagaggccattcacctgctcagactgtggaaagggattcactcagtcatccagcctacagagtcaccagcgaattcacactggggagaagccattcacctgctcagactgtgggaagagattcactcgctCGTCCAatctacagagtcaccagcgagttcacactggggagaagccattcacctgctcagactgtgggaagggattcactcgctcgtccaccctacagagtcaccagcgaattcacactggggagaagccattcacctgctctgaatgtgggaagggattcacttggcaaTCTCAACTGAAGGAGCATCAGccagtccacactggggagaggccgttcacctgctctgaatgtgggaagggatttgctcggtcatctgatctgaagttacatcagcgggttcacactagggagaggccattcacctgctcagactgtggaaagggattcactgaCTCGTCCAACCTAcacagacaccagcgagttcacactggggagaagcctttCATATGCTCTGAATGTGCAAAGGGATTCACCCAGTCATCCAAACTTGTGAGGCACTACCGAATTCACACCAGGGAGAAACTGTTCTCCTGCTCAGATTGTtggaaggaattcactcagtcatctgacattaaaatacatcagcgaattcacactgggggatGCCACTCACCTGTTCTGAATGtaggaaaggattcactcagacatcccaaataa